The nucleotide window CAGTCCGGATTCCTCAAGCATGGGGCGGACGAAGTCGTCTGTGGTGCCCGGATAGGTGGTCGATTCCAGAACGACCAAAGTGCCAGGTGTGATGTGCTTCGCAACTGTCCTCACTGCGCCTTCTACTGCGCCCAGATCGGGAGAACCTGCCTCTCCCAGCGGAGTCGGTACGCAAATGACAACAGCGTCGGCTGTTGCAATGGTGTCCGGGTCCGTTGTAGCACTGTAACCCGCGTCGAGCATGATTTTCAGTTCGGCGTCGCTGATGTCATCGACGTGGGAAATACCGAGGTTCAAGTTATGAACGGTTTGCGGATTGGTATCGAGTCCGGTCACTTTCAAGCCGGAGTGCGTGGCACCCTGGGCCAACGGGAGCCCTACGTATCCCTGACCGATAACGACTAATGATTCCATTTTCTAGCCTTCCTCAAATCTGACGGAACAGTTTCTTGATTGCAGCTAATGCTCGTTCTGCTGCGTGACCGTCGCCATACGGGTTTACTGCGTTGGCCATTGAATCGAAATACGAGCGATCATTCAGGAGTCGGCTCACCTCGAGAATGATCCTGGTCTCGTCGGTTCCGATGAGCTTGACGGTTCCCGCCTCCACTGCCTCGGGACGTTCAGTATTTTCCCGCATCACCAGGACGGGTTTGCCGAGGCTGGGAGCTTCCTCCTGCAGTCCTCCCGAGTCGGTTAGCACGATCTCCGCAAGTGACAGTAAGCGCGTGAACTCGCCGTATACCAAGGGTTCAGTGACCAGTATGTTCGACGTTCCTTGAAGGATTGGTAGCACTGCTTCTCGAACTACGGGGCTCTTATGAGCCGGAAGTACAACCGTCAGGTCTTGCTCTGAATCTGCGATCTGTACCAGCGCCCGCGCCACTGCTCGCATAGCATCGCCCTGATTCTCCCGACGATGAGTGGTGACCAGGAGTATTCGACGCCCGGAGGCCGCCAGTTTCTCAAGTCTTTCGTCGGAAAACGGAACCATTGTTTGCACAGCCGAAAGCAAAGCGTCGATGACTGTATTACCGGTCACTACGATGGCCTCGTCGGACACATTTTCGGCGATCAGGTTTGCCCTGCTCAGCTGTGTAGGGGCCAGATGCAGACTCGTGATTTGTGTGGTGATCCTCCGATTTGCCTCTTCAGGAAACGGTGAGAACAGGTCCCCTGACCGAAGGCCCGCTTCGACGTGCACTACCGGTATGCCGTGATAGAAGGACGCTATAGCGGCGGCGGTTGATGTGGTTGTATCCCCTTGAACGATGACAGCATCAGGTTTGCAGGCTAGGAATAACCCATCTAGGCCTTGCATTGTTCGGGT belongs to Arthrobacter tumbae and includes:
- the wecB gene encoding non-hydrolyzing UDP-N-acetylglucosamine 2-epimerase, translated to MPTIMPIYGTRPEAIKMAPIVKALHNSKEFNCVVTVTGQHREMLDQVNELFGIAPDYDLNIIQDRQSLTSIMTRTMQGLDGLFLACKPDAVIVQGDTTTSTAAAIASFYHGIPVVHVEAGLRSGDLFSPFPEEANRRITTQITSLHLAPTQLSRANLIAENVSDEAIVVTGNTVIDALLSAVQTMVPFSDERLEKLAASGRRILLVTTHRRENQGDAMRAVARALVQIADSEQDLTVVLPAHKSPVVREAVLPILQGTSNILVTEPLVYGEFTRLLSLAEIVLTDSGGLQEEAPSLGKPVLVMRENTERPEAVEAGTVKLIGTDETRIILEVSRLLNDRSYFDSMANAVNPYGDGHAAERALAAIKKLFRQI